CTCTGAAATGTTAGGGAGCAGTACGTCCGCTTCGGCGCAAAGGCGCTTCATGGCTTCAACGAAGTTCATGTCGAAACCGGCATAAAGCTTGCCTGCGTCGGCGAGAACCGGGTCTACAATGCGGAGAGCGCCCTGGCTGCCGGTGGTCTCCATGATTTCACGGACGATATCTACCTGGCGTACGCTTCCCAGGTAGCCTGTATAAAAAGCGTCAAACTTAATGCCTTCCTTCACCCAGTGATCTCGAATGGGCAGTAAATCGTCGGTCAGGTCCCTGAAGGTGTACCCCTTGAAACGTCCTGTATGGGTGCTAAGTACGGCCGACGGAAGCACGGCACACTCGATACCGCAGGCGGAAACGATAGGCAGGGCCACCGTAGAGGAACACTGGCCAAAGCAGGAAATATCCTGGATCGTAAGGACTCGCTTATACATGCGTCCAAATGTAGTAATTAAAGAGGCGAAGACGGATTTTCCAAGCGAATCCATAGGTTTAACGTGATAGGGCAAATATTTTTCAAAATATTTAAACCGTAATCTCATTGTAAAGAAAGTTTAAGTTATATTTCTCCTAAAAATATGGAGTATTTGTATGGATTGGAATCAGTTTACTAGCCTCACTTCCGATGATATGCAGGCTATTTGGAATTTCGGTACCAAGGATCCGTTCTCGATCCTCGGTATCCATCCGCTGAATACCGATAAGGGTGTTAAGACTGTTATCCGCACTTACCAGCCCCAGGCCAGCTACATCCGTGGCGAATCCTGCGACGGCGAGTTCGAGTTTGATTTTGTAAAGCTGGGCGATACCGGTTTCTTCGAAGCAGTCCTCGACAAGGATTACGAACCGTTCTTCTACAACCTGATTATCCGTCAGGGCGACGGTATTGAATATACCCTTACCGACCCTTACGCATTCCTCCCTGTGCTGTCTGACTTTGACCGCCACCTGATTGCCAGCGGAACCCATTACGAACTGTATCGTAAGCTGGGTGCCAATATTGTTGAACATCAGGGCTTCAAGGGCATCCATTTTGCAGTGTGGGCTCCCAATGCCCGCGCCGTTTCCGTCATCGGCAACTTCAACAGTTGGGATGGCCGCCGCCACCAGATGCGCATGCTTGGCGGATCCGGCATTTGGGAAATCTTCATCCCGAACCTGGGCGAAGGCGAACTGTACCGTTTCGAAATCCATGGTGCCGACGGCAACATCCACGTGAAGGTAGACCCTCTGGCAAAGCTTTCCGAAGTGCGTCCGGCAACCGCTTCCATTACCACCCATCTGGATGGTTACGAATGGGGCGACGACCTGTACATGTACACCCATTACGCTACCAAGGTCTTTGGTAGCCCCATGAACATCTACGAAGTCCACGCCGGTTCCTGGCGTCGCGACCCCGCAGATCCGGATCGTTTCCTGAACTGGGAAGAGTTGGCTGAAACCCTTATTCCTTACCTGAAGGAAATGGGTTATACTCATGTGGAATTCCTGCCCCTGGCAGAACACCCGCTGGATGAATCCTGGGGTTACCAGGTCACCGGTTACTACTCCCCCACCAGCCGCTACGGTACTCCCGACCAGTTCCGTAAGTTCGTGGACCTTTGCCACCAGAACGAAATCGGCGTGATTATCGACTGGGTCCCCGCCCACTTCCCCAAGGACGCTCATGCACTGGGCCGCTTCGACGGTACCGCCTGCTATGAACACGCTGACCCCCGCCAGGGCGAACACCCCCACTGGGGCACCTATATCTTTAACCTGGGCCGCAACGAAGTCAAGAACTTCCTCATTGCAAACGCAATGTACTGGCTCAAGGAATTCCACTGCGACGGCCTGCGCGTAGACGCCGTTGCAAGTATGCTGTACCTTGACTACGGTAAGGGCCCGGGCGAATGGGTTCCCAACAAGGACGGCGGAAACATCAACTACGATACTCTTGAATTCCTGAAGCACCTGAATAGCATCATGGGCCGCTTGACTCCCCATGCCATTCTCATTGCCGAAGAATCCACCAGCTTCCCCAGCATCACCCGTCCGCCAGAACAGGGCGGCCTGGGCTTCCACTACAAGTGGAACATGGGTTGGATGAACGACTTCCTCAGCTACATCCAGCACGAGCCCATCCATCGTAAGTATCACCACAACAGCCTCACCTTCAGCATGGTGTACGCCTACTCCGAAAACTTCATCCAGGTATTCAGCCACGACGAAGTTGTACACGGCAAGGGTTCCATGCTGGGCAAGATGCCTGGCGACAACTGGCAGAAGTTCGCAAACCTCCGTTTGACCTACGCCTTCCAGTACGCACATCCGGGCAAGAAGCTGAACTTCATGGGCAACGAATTCGGTCAGTTCCGTGAATGGTGCGAAAAGCGCTCCCTGGACTGGCACCTTGTCAGCTGGGATAGCCACGGCAAGATTCTCGCCATGATGAAGGACTTGAACCACGTCTATAAGGAAAACGCACCGTTCTGGGAAATCGACCATTACCATACCGGTTTCGAATGGATCTGGTGCGACGACGCCGACAACTCCATCGTCAGCTTCGTCCGTAAGGATGACCACGGCAACGAAATCCTCTGCGTATTCAACTTCACTCCGGTGGTCCGCAACGACTACCGCCTGGGTGCACCTACCGCCGGCAAGTGGAAGGAAATCTTCAACACCGACGCTAGTATCTATGGCGGCTCCAACGTGGGCAACATGGGCGAAGTCTGGACCGAACAGATTCCTTGGCAGAATCGCGCACAGAGCATGAACGTACAGGTCCCGCCCCTGGGCGCCGTATTCTTCAAGCTGGAAAAGTAATTGCAATCGTCATCCTGAGCGCCGTAGGC
This genomic window from Fibrobacter sp. UWH6 contains:
- a CDS encoding pyridoxamine kinase, with the protein product MYKRVLTIQDISCFGQCSSTVALPIVSACGIECAVLPSAVLSTHTGRFKGYTFRDLTDDLLPIRDHWVKEGIKFDAFYTGYLGSVRQVDIVREIMETTGSQGALRIVDPVLADAGKLYAGFDMNFVEAMKRLCAEADVLLPNISEASYLTGMEYTEEYDRPYITELCKRLCDLGTKSVIMTGIGFREGYTGIAVYENGELNHYEHKKVSMWCHGTGDIYASAFTGAKMRGKSTMEAVKIAADFTLKAIENTVDDAENHWYGVKFELAIPTLVKSFE
- the glgB gene encoding 1,4-alpha-glucan branching protein GlgB; the encoded protein is MDWNQFTSLTSDDMQAIWNFGTKDPFSILGIHPLNTDKGVKTVIRTYQPQASYIRGESCDGEFEFDFVKLGDTGFFEAVLDKDYEPFFYNLIIRQGDGIEYTLTDPYAFLPVLSDFDRHLIASGTHYELYRKLGANIVEHQGFKGIHFAVWAPNARAVSVIGNFNSWDGRRHQMRMLGGSGIWEIFIPNLGEGELYRFEIHGADGNIHVKVDPLAKLSEVRPATASITTHLDGYEWGDDLYMYTHYATKVFGSPMNIYEVHAGSWRRDPADPDRFLNWEELAETLIPYLKEMGYTHVEFLPLAEHPLDESWGYQVTGYYSPTSRYGTPDQFRKFVDLCHQNEIGVIIDWVPAHFPKDAHALGRFDGTACYEHADPRQGEHPHWGTYIFNLGRNEVKNFLIANAMYWLKEFHCDGLRVDAVASMLYLDYGKGPGEWVPNKDGGNINYDTLEFLKHLNSIMGRLTPHAILIAEESTSFPSITRPPEQGGLGFHYKWNMGWMNDFLSYIQHEPIHRKYHHNSLTFSMVYAYSENFIQVFSHDEVVHGKGSMLGKMPGDNWQKFANLRLTYAFQYAHPGKKLNFMGNEFGQFREWCEKRSLDWHLVSWDSHGKILAMMKDLNHVYKENAPFWEIDHYHTGFEWIWCDDADNSIVSFVRKDDHGNEILCVFNFTPVVRNDYRLGAPTAGKWKEIFNTDASIYGGSNVGNMGEVWTEQIPWQNRAQSMNVQVPPLGAVFFKLEK